Part of the Psilocybe cubensis strain MGC-MH-2018 chromosome 11, whole genome shotgun sequence genome is shown below.
CAGCGGCTGAGATAGTGACCTGAGGGAAAGGTTGAGAGGCAATCAGACACTTCATCCTCTTTATAACCCCAGAAAACATTGGCATTGACAGATGACAGTGCCTCTCGCTAATAAGATCGACCCGTGTGCGTGAAATTCGGAACTGGCGCCCTGAAGTTGAGGCTTTGGATTTTTCCCTGGCCCAGGTGAAGCATTGAAGTCGCGCACAAGTCAACCCCTCGAAGAATCGAAATCTGCGAGGGCTCCAGTTCCAAACGATGGCCGAGTCGTAGCTCCTCAAAGCATAGTTTTCTGTGTTTGCATGGCGTTTCAAGGTGTGGCCCATTTGTGCATCTCAGAACAACAGCAAGCAGTGGCGTCCCAGAAAGAGTTTCAAAGCTTGCCAAGGCGGATTGATCTGTCAATTCGCAGGCGTCATGTGAACGGTCAAGGACGTACGCATGTCGGGGAAATCCGAAGCGCCGAAGGGTATATCACAACGCACTGCCATAGCGTTTATCGCTACCATATAATCACCAACCAGTCATTTCGAAAGCCATTCAAGTGCACCAATGTCAGCAAGCCAGAACGAAAGTGACTGGAAGACATCATGGGCATCCGCCCTCGTTGCCGAACCTTACTCGCCAGAAAATGTCGAACAGCGTCTTCAAGACCTATTGGATGGCAAGACAGTTCTTGGGGTGACTGGATCCGACAAAAAGAATGCGAAAAATGTATTGGAGGGATTTGTCCAGGGAGCCGACTGGACATTCAAACCCTCTGCGTTCGACGACGTCTGGCACGCCGTGTTTAAGATTGCCAAGAGACTAGGGTGCACAGAGCGCATCCGTGAGGCGACATATTTCTGGACAGAGGCCTTCCTATTAGACGAAGCGTGGGACGTGGATCCACCAGAGGAAGCGGACAAGGATCATCCGATCTATGGTGGGGAATACGACAATAGCTGGATTTCGGCGTCTCTCGGCGACGCGCGCCTATTTTCGCTTGGCTATGGCTACTCGGCCTTTGCCCACAATGCATTTTTAGATGGGCTTGGACTCGGAGGCGAGAAGAGTAACTCGGATAGTATGCGCATTGCCTCGTGCGCGCAGCTTTTAGCTGCTGGTCAGCGATTGAAGTTGCATTTTCATGGAGGAGGCGATAGCCATGATACTCCAGGTTTTGCAGGCCGATATCTGAAGGCCAGACCGCCAAAGGAACAGGAGACTGCgaagaaagaaggagaagctTTCTGGAGAGAAGTTCTGAAGGCGCTTGAGGATCAGCAAAGTCAAGCTCGCCCTAGGGCAGCGGCACTTTTGAAGGTATTTCAGTCATTGCTAATCACACCGTTGATTCTAAGCTGTATATCTTAGTTAACGCTGGATCACATAAAGTCAGACTCGCCGGATAAGTCAAGCGCTGAGGTTGCCAAGATCGTATGGACCTCTGAGCAGTCGTAGGTTGTGTAGTCGTGTATTGTCATTTCTCCCACGTCAATGATGCCTTGATTATCGATGAAAGAGTCTTGTTGCAAAGTTCAATCAACCACTGCACTCTCCTCTGAACATTGTAAGTTGGTTTTGCGTTCCCATGAGCAACTCCTATTTGAAATTCAGAATCCATGTGTTCCCAAATCATCTCGAAGTACACCAGATGCACAAATAATCCCAAGCATATGTACGTTGAAGAAGCGTGCTGCAGCAGAAACGGTAAATGTAACAACGCTCTCTTTCTGAAGTCTTATCGACTATCTCCAGGAAATGGCGTCTGGTGCGAGCGGCAGGCTGACGGGGAGTATCCCTCATACAACAATATGACCACAGGGACTAGGATTGCTTGTGTTATTTGCAAccatattattattattcaCAATTACACACCTCCAGCTCCGTCATCTTAAGGAGGCTTTAGTTGAGACCAACTCGAGATTAGCTAGGACAATGGGTCTCCTTTTTGAATAGCTAGTACATCCAGTATACGCTACTGTATTCCATTTTCTTTACCTGCCGTGCACAGAAACCGTCCACCTTACAGGTTACTATTGCTTCTAATTGCATACCTCTATCACCGTCCTCTTAAACCAACACAGACACTCAGGCTTTGCCGACTTGGGCTTTGAATACGTAGACTAGCATATCAACTCCTAGAAAAGTCGTTattgatgaaaatgaaataaatCCCAGGTAACTCATGCTTGCCTCACGAAAAGGATCCATGTTTGACGCGTCTAAGCCGAGTTGGACAAACTACTACGGTCTGGGCATTCCCACGGGTAATTACCgcttttatctaatctgatcCCCTCATCCGACCAACTCCGATATATTGACCTTGTTCTCGCTCGGttctcctcttttccatTCACCTCGACAACGTTTAAGTGAGTTTTCAAGTATTTGAAGGCGTGCAACTGTCCACGTACTTATTTCGTACTAGATCCTACAGTATTTGACAAAATGGCCCGCCAATTCTTCGTCGGAGGCAACTTCAAGCTTAACCCCGCGAGCCTGCAAGCTTCGACGTCGCTCATCGAGACTCTGAACAAGGCGGACTTGGACCCAGCGACTGGTAAGTGGTTTAAATTTCAAAGCGATGGTATAGTTAACGATGTACATCGTGCAGAGGTCGTTATTGCTCCTCCCGCGCTCTACGTTATCCCCGTGCAGCAGATCGTCCGCAAGGATGTGAAAGTAGCCGCACAGAACTGCTACTTCAAGGAATCGGGCGCGTTTACTGGCGAGATCAGGTGCGTTGTGGAATCCTCGTGTGTTTTGAATGTATATCCTTGGATGTGCTGACTATTTATACAGCCCCAAGCAGCTCGTTGACGCCGGAATCCCCTACGTCATCCTCGGTGCGCGTGCTTTGCGTTCTTTCAGTGTCGACATTTTGGACTGAGTTGAATTGGGGTTTGCAGGACACTCTGAGCGCCGCACGCTCTTCCACGAGACTTCTGAGCTCGTTGCGACCAAGACGCGCGCTGCGATCGACGCTGGCCTGAAAGTTATCTTCTGCATCGGCGAGACCCTCGAGCAGCGCGAGTCTGGACAGACCGCCGCGGTGTGCGAGGAGCAGCTGAAGGCGTTTGTCGATGTCGCCAAGGAGGTCGACTGGAGGTGAGTAAAAAAACAACCATCTTTTCGTTTCCTCTACACCGCGCAGAAGCTAACCCTGTTGTGTGTTCTTGCTGTGTTATGATAGTAAGATCGTTATCGCCTACGAGCCAGTGTGGGCCATCGGTACCGGCAAGGTCGCTACCTCGGCCCAGGCCCAGGAAACCCACAAGGACATCCGCGCATACCTCTCCACCGCCGTCTCCCCTGCCGTCGCCAACAGCGTGCAGATTCTGTACGGTGGAAGCGTCACCGCAGGAAACTGCAAGGAACTCGGTAAGACCCCTATCATGCTGGAGTATGTGGATATTAATTGATAACTTGTATTTGTAGCTCAACAACCTGACGTTGATGGGTTCTTGGTTGGAGGTGCCTCTCTCAAGCCTGAATTCGCTGATATCATCAACGCGAGGAAATGAAAATCCAAACAATTGTGTAAATCATTGTAATTTCTATAGAGCAAACACACAAGATTTTAAACCTATTCATGTGTTTGGGAGTCGCTTATTGCTGAGATATGCGCATGTAGTTGGTTCATATTTGCCCCACAATGTGCGTGGATGCTCGACGCGTCGATTTCTGCAATGACCCCTTTCCTTCGCGAGGAAACCCTTGCGCTCGCGAACGTTATGGGCCCGGATACTAGTGCCGGAAGATCTGACATCTTTCTTATTTAATGACAGCATGCTTTTCTGAAATTCTACGTGCAAGTTTGGAGCCTGTACTCGGCCTAACGCGTCGATATCGGGTGTCTCCTGCAAGATGCCTCTCGTATTTTCGTTATTCTATTTCTGATGCAGTTACAACTGTAAACCTCTGCAAAACTACTGTCGTCTATAAATGTGACTTCACATAGCTGGTTTTCCTACATCATATTTACAGTTCGTTATGAGTGCCATCTCGAATGAAGCCATGGAATGTTTTCAAAATGCCTGTCAAGTGAACATATTGTGTTGTAAGCTAAACCTATGTATATCTCCTCAGACGCGTCTAATTAGGCAAGAATAACTAGTTTTTATAGCGATCATCGATCATGTTTGTTGTGAACAGGTTGAAGGGCCACCAAAATAAATGCGCCACGCCAACTCTATTACCATAAATGGTAGTTCCATGACTATCAATCCTCCCTGCCACGTGAGATGGTCCGTGCGTATTTACAGAAAGTATATATTGGAAAGGCGAATAATTCGAATTCTTTACCACTCTGGCCTTTTGGCTTAGATCAAGTGTAGTATCTGTTCTTAATAGTTTAACCACTATTATGGAGCCACCGGCTCCATTCTTGGTTATCTTATTTTTGCCGCCCCAGCTCCTCGGGCTCTGCTTGCACCCCTTGGACGTGATGACCTTGCTGCTGCACTACTGGCTTGTGTCGTCGGGGG
Proteins encoded:
- a CDS encoding Triosephosphate isomerase; translation: MARQFFVGGNFKLNPASLQASTSLIETLNKADLDPATEVVIAPPALYVIPVQQIVRKDVKVAAQNCYFKESGAFTGEISPKQLVDAGIPYVILGHSERRTLFHETSELVATKTRAAIDAGLKVIFCIGETLEQRESGQTAAVCEEQLKAFVDVAKEVDWSKIVIAYEPVWAIGTGKVATSAQAQETHKDIRAYLSTAVSPAVANSVQILYGGSVTAGNCKELAQQPDVDGFLVGGASLKPEFADIINARK